Genomic DNA from Chlorocebus sabaeus isolate Y175 chromosome 6, mChlSab1.0.hap1, whole genome shotgun sequence:
tcaggctggtctcgaactcctgacctcatgatccgcccaccttggcctcccaaagtgctgagattacaggtgtgagccaccgcgccccagcaacactcagtattaaccatcacagagtcTCTGAAGATGCAGTTAAAGACCTTGAAAGGAGATCATCTCGCATCATCTTTGTGGCCCATCAATCCAATGCCAAGTGACCTTGGAAGAGAAAGGCCGAGAGAGATTTGAGACAGAGGAGATCACATGGGAAGATGGAAGCAGAAATTGGAGTTGGGAGACAAAGCAGCAAACGTTAGAAGCCATGTTTGCTCATCTCTACTGGCCAACGTGACTTCACAAAGCCCCGGCTATGTGATGATGTGCAGCTCCCCAGAAAGATGCTTtgtaattagccaggcatggtggcaggtgcctgtaatcccagctactggagaggctgaggcaggagaatcacttaagcccaggagttcaagaccagcctggggaatatggcaaaaccctgtctctacaaaaaaaaaaaaaaaaaaaaggtaattagctggatgtggtggcacgcacctgtggcccaagctacttgtgaggctaaggtaggagaatcacttgagcttggaggttgaggctgcagtgagctatgattgcaagactgcactctagcctgggtgacagactgagaccctgtctctgggaaaaaaaagaaaaacctgtgggccgggcacagtggctcacgcctgtaatcctagcactttgggaggccaaggtgggcggatcacgaggtcagaagatctgTCCTCCTCCACCCTGGTCCTCACCTCTTCCACCCCTCCCTGCCCAATAGCATAGCAGACACCACACACCCAGCTCACACATCTTTATTAGCCTGGATATCCGGTGGCCAAACAGGCTGCCCCTGCCCTGTGTCAGCCAGCTGTGGCCATCTTCACCCTCATTCCCCGGAGAGGCCAGCTGCCTGCTGGAAGGAGTCAGAAGTTGGTGGATGTCATTGATGTCTTGGAGGCCCCAGTCTGGCGGGAGAGAAATCCACACCTGTGCCTGGAGTCCTCCTTCCCTGACCCTCTGAACCGGCGCTTAAAATGCTGTCCCGCCTGGAACAGGGAGGCCACATCCAACAGTGCGTCCTCAATGTGCTGCCCCAGCCTGTGGGAATCCTGGAAGGAGAACGGTGTCAGAGCCAGGGGAAGCTGGGAGATGGGATCCTGGAGGCTGAGAAACAAGAGGGCTGAGGGCCTGGAtttctgggtctgagggaggagggggctggggcctggactcctgggtcggAGGGAGGAGGGGTTGGGGCCTAGGCTCCTGGTTCCTGAGGAAAGAGGGAACTGGTGGGTACACACGTTTGTCTCACCGTTTTTGTGCTTGATTTTTTGCTGGAGATGTGGAAGGTGATCATGTCATCCCCCATGAAGATATAAGAAACACCATAACCATGGTCATCAGCCTGGAGTCAGAAAGAGTGAAGGGAAGAAAATATCTCCGGTCTCCTCCACCCCCACTAGACAGGAGTGCAGGCCCCCAGCCCCCTCTTTCCTCTAGGGGCCAGCGCGCGCCAGCTCCACTCACAGGCCCGAATCCACCGCCCGAGGAAACATAATCCGGGTAATTGTGGACGTCAAACAGATGCATTTGCTGAACAGGGATCTGGCTGGTGGACAGCTGCCACTGCTCCGAATGGACCTGAGGACAGGAGCCCATCACATGTGCAGGACAGAGATCTGCAGTTCCAGCTCTTGGCTCCACTTCACTCCCTGCATCCCTGGCTCTTTCTCACCCCTAAGTCCCGGGCCTCCTTCTCCCTGACCACGCCCTTTTCCTGGCCATGCCCTATCTGGCCACGCCCCTCATCTTCTCACCAACCAcgtccctctccccttctccctcggACCACGCCCCTCCTCTGACCACGCCCTTTCCTCCTAGCCCCACCCCACTGACCCTCTCCTCTTTTGTCTGCTCCGGTTGCTCTCTCGGCTTTCTGCCTTTCTTCCCCTGCCCTCCAGCGCTCTAACCGACTTCTCTGCTGATGCGTCCTTTCTCCAcatcacccttttttttttcgagacagagtctcgctctgtcgcccaggctggagtgcaggggtgcgatctcagctcactgcaacctccgcctcccgggttcaagggattctcctgcctcagccctcccaagtagctgggattacaggtgtctgtcaccatgcccagataatttttgtatttttggtagagatggaatttcaccatgttggccaggctggcctcgaactgttgacctcaagtgatccgcccacctcggcttcccaaagtgctgggatgacaggcgtgagccaccgcgcccggccttgatggGTCCTTTTTCAACATCACCCTCCTTCCCTGAAGCCTCTCCCTTCTTCCATGGTCTCCCATTTCCCTCTCTAACCCTTTCCCTGTGCCCCAACCTGGGTCAGGAAGGGCGACTGCAGATGGAGGAATCGGGACACGACGTAGAGCGCAAAGAGGTGGCGGTCGACTCCCTGCCCGCTCATGGCTGCCTTCAGCAGAGCCTGGTGCTTGTCCACTGCCACGCGAAACAGGGCAAGGCACTGTGGGTCCTGGGGTCCCCAGGGAGGTCACAGGTCATGGAAAGACAGGAAGTCGACTTAGCGCTGGGCCTGCGGCACACCTGGCCTCAACCGAGCTTGCCGCATCCCTGCAAGGTGGGAATatcaaccccattttacagatggggaactgaggcttaaagagggGAAATCATGTGCCCAGGTTCACACAGCCAGGGACAGCCAGGTGGGTTTCTAGGTGTGTCTGGCCCCAGAGCCCAAACTCCTCCCATGGAACCACAATACCTTGTAGGTGCAGGGGTAGGTGTGGGGCAAGGGAGCAGAAGTGAGGGGTGGGTGGGATCTGGGCAGAGGGGGTACGGGGAATGGTGCAAAGGAAGGTCATAAGGTCACATAGAGGTTAAATGGGCAGAGTTACAAAATGGAGTTCCGGCCAGGCCCatcggctcacgcttgtaatcccagcactttgaaaggctgaggcagagatcacctgaggtcaggagttcgagaccagcctgaccaacatggtgaaaccccgtctctactaaaacaaaaaaaaaaattagctgggcatggtggcgggcacctgtaattccagctactccggaggttgaggcacgagaattgcttgaacctgagaggcagaggttgcagtgagccgagactgtgccactgcactccagcctgggtgacagagcaagactccatctcaaaaataaataaataaataaataaataaatggggttCCTTCTTGGGTGCTCCCCCAGTGCCCTGTGAGACCACCATGAAAGCAGATATCACACTATGCTGGGCTGTCTCCCCCATCGGTGAGCTCTTTGAAGTCAGAGGCCAGGTCTGATTCATCCCTTGTCCCTCATGCCCCTCATGGAGGCTGGCTTCAGTAGGTCCCATCAATGTTTGCAAGTGGATGAGTGAGTACCCGGAAATGACTGAAGCCTGAAGCGAGGCCTGCACCCACCGTCTTCTCTTTGTCCTCCATGGCCCTCACAAAGTTGCAGGCCTCCCTCGTGCAAGATCGCACCGTCTCCGTCCGGCCTTCCAGGAATAAGCGAGTCATGGCCGACTCATAAGTCAGGCAGAATTGACCCCTGTCCTGGGGGacaaggaggaaaagaggagtcTGTCAGCAGGGCTCAGGAAATCTTACAGACTTGACCCATCTCCGTCCAGACCTCCAGCCTCCTCCAGCCAGCCCAAGAATGGCTGGGAGAGAGAATTCAAGATGGCCGACCCACAATGGCGACGACCCACAATGGCAACAACCACAGGGAACTGTGGAGGGGCAGGTCCTGGGGGCTCAGGTGAACTGAGACCCTGAGGGGGCTGTGGTGGGGAACCCAGCTGACCCGGAAGTGGGCCAGTTGCAAGGCGATCTGGATGAAGCTGTCTGAAGAGAGGTGGCAGCGTCGGATGAAGCTCTTGCCAAATAGGGAGAATGGAAAGACGTGGCAGTCGACATTTTCAGACAAGATTTTGGCTCCCCTCAGGGCTAGAGAGATGGAGGAGTGGATCTgccagaggaggagggaagaggagtagttggggttacagatGGGGGTAGGGTGAAAGCCAGGAATGAGGCTGGAAGTGAAGGTGGACGTGGAGTTAGGGTTGCGGCAGAATACGGAAATGGggacaaagaacagaaaagaattgAAGGATGAGACTAAAGATGGGgataggggctgggcatggtggcgcacacctgtaatcccagcactttgggaggacgaggcgggtggatcacctgaggtcaagagtttgagaccagcctggccaacatggtgaaacctcatgtctattaaaaatacaaaaaattagccggacgtggtggcaggcatctgtaatcccagctcctcaggaggctgaagcaagagaatcgcttgaacccaggaggcggagcttgcagtgagccgagatcgcgccattgcactccagcctgggtgacagagccggactccgtctcaaaaaaaaaaaaaaaaaaaagatggggataGGCATGGCAGTGCAGGATTGGGGTTGGGCCACAGTTGAAGCTGGGGTTGGGAATGGAGGAGGGACTGAGAGTGGTttgggaatggaatggggaagggGTTGGATATAGAAAGTGAATTGGAGTTGGGCATGGGTGTGGTTGGAGGTGGGGTCGTGACTGAGtacaggatgggggtggggttggggatggggtggagttacaatgaacatgggagtgaattcaggtgtggtggtggtgttgggatGGGATTGGGCATGGAGTAGGGGTTGGTGCTGGGGTTGGACAGTGGTGAGTTTTGAGTCTGAAGCGAGTAGAGATGGGGCTGGGGTTGAGGATGGGATTGGCAATGGGAGGAGGGTTGGAGTTGGGGCTGGGGATGAGGTTCATATTGGGGTTTGAGGCTGTAGATGCATTTGGCCTGATTTGGAGGTGGGAGAAGTGTGGGTTTCGGGTTGGGGGTAGATATGGGGTTGATTTTCAGGTTGAGATTGGGGGCGGGGATGAGTTTGGAGTCAAGGCTAGGAATCTTGGGACTTGGAGGAGAGGCCTAGAAACCCAGCCTCACCTGGTCTGGAAGGTCCCATTGCAGCCGCTGGGGCTGGGGTAGTGTGGGGTCCGGGTGCCCCTTGCAGTGGCCACCTGTTGAGTAGCCCAGCTGAAAGCATTCTGTAGCCAGAGTGAACTGTGGACAAACAGAGGCTGTCAGAGTCCCTTCCTCCCTGTGGACTGAGGCCATCTAACCGGGAGCTCTTTTCATACGGCCCTTTTTGGGCTAGGGGGAAGTATCTGAGAAACAGAAACCTCTGATGTTCACAGATGGGGTCTCGGGTTCATGTTCCTCAAGAACAGGACTAATACCAATACTCAACCGGCATTTACTGTCCctgtacttcttttcttttcttttcgacagggtcttgctctgtcatccgggctggtgtgcagtggtgaaattataactcactgcagcctcaaactcctgggttcaagctatcctctggagtagctgggaccacaggcatgtaccaccatgcctggctagttttttttgttctgttttgtttttgttttttttgagacggagtctcgctctgtcgcccaggctggagcgcggtggccggatctcagctcactgtaagctccgcctcccgggttcacgccattctcctgcctcagcctccagagtagctgggactacaggcatccaccacctcgcccggctagttttttgtatttttttagtagagatggggtttcaccgtgttagccaggatggtctcgatctcctgacctcgtgatccgcccgtctcggcctcccaaagtgctgggattacaggcttgagccaccgcgcccggctagtttttttttttaatgttttttgtagacagggtctcattatgttgcccaggctggtctcaaactcctgggcttaagtgatccttctgccttgacctcccaaagtgctgggattacaggcatgagccactgcacccagcccggaGTCGTCTTCTTGCTCTGTAACTCCTCGCTGTGGGACTCTGGGAAAATCACTTCCTTCTTTGAGCCCCAGTTACCAATTCATCAAAGGAAGGTCCTCACCCCAGACCCTTTCTTTGCTGGGTGACCCTgggccagcctctgcctctccctgggcctcagtttttctttcttttcttttctttttttttttttttttgagatgtagtcttgctctgtcacccaggctggagtgcagtggcacaatctcagctcactgcaacctccacctcctaggttcatgcgattctcatgcttcagcatcccgagtagctgggattacaggaacacaccaccatgcctggcttaccagtagtgacagggtttcactatgttggccaggctggtctcgaactcctgacctcatgatccatctgcctcggcctcccaaattgctgggattacaggtgtgagtcaccgtgcctggccaagcctCAGTTATTCTTCTGACCCTAAGGCCCTGGAGAGGATGGTCTTTGGAGATGGGGCGGGGGTCCCCAGAACAAGGGAGGGCTGGCCGCCCTACCTCCCACATGTGTCCTGAGATGGGGCAGTCGGCCCAGGAGTGCTCCACGCTGAGGCCCAGCTTCCCGTTAGAGAAGACGATTAGGGTGAAGGATTTGTCAAACCAGCTGTCGGGGAGAGTTCAGAGGGGTCACCGAGAGCGAGGGGCAGAGGGACCTCAGAGTGCTTTCTGTGGGACTTGAGGGGGTTTTCTAGATGGGGAGATGTGGGGATCCATTGGGGTGCTGGTGTGGGGATTTCTAGGACCATTGGGAGTCCTCAGTAGTGGCCCTGGAGGTATCCAAGATATGTCTGGGATTTAGAGTTtagggattttgtttgtttttttgagatggagtttcactcttgttgcccaggctggagtgcagtggcgcgatctcggctcactgcaacctctgcctcccaagtagctgagaattcaagcgattttcccacctcagcctcccaaatagctgggatcacaagcatgcaccaccatgcccagctaatttttgcatttttagtagagatgaggtttcaccatactggccaggctggtcttgaacccctgacctcaagtgatctgcccctctcgtcctcccaaagtgctgggattacagacatgagccaccacgcccagtctagaGTTTGGAGATTTTTAGAGAACTCACTGAGGAAGGTTCAAGGCTTTTGGGGGTGCTGGGAGGTCAGCGGGACCCCCCTGGGGCCTAGGAATTCAGCGATGCCTGCCAGGCCTGAGAATCTCTAGGTCTGGAAGTCTGCGTCTGGGGCCATGGGTTTGGGGTGCCTGCATTAAGGCCTGAGGATTGAATGGTTCAAGTTCTGAGGCTGAGGTTGCCAAGTCTGGGGTCAGGGCCTAGGGGTCCTGGGTTTGGTGGTCCTCAGATCTGGGGTCTCTGGGTCTGAAGGTCCAGCTCAGGGGTTTGGAGTCTCGGATTTGGGGGTCACTGGGACTGGGTTATAGGTCTTGGTCCCAGGTCTCCAGGTCCCAAAGCACTGGGTCTGGGGTCCTCAGCTCTAGGCAGCCGCTGGTCTACAGACTCTGCAGGTGTGGGCTCCAGGGTCTGGCTGTCTACTGTCGGGGGTCCTAGGTCTGATATTGGATTCTGGGGTGCCACGTCTGGGGGCCCCATCCCAAGACTGACTCACCGGTCATGGCCCCGGCCAGCCAGCAG
This window encodes:
- the CPT1C gene encoding palmitoyl thioesterase CPT1C isoform X7, which encodes MSSPTKTWLALVRIFSGRHPMLLSYQRSLPRQPVPSVQDTVRKYLESVRPVLSDEDFDWTAVLAQEFLRLQASLLQWYLRLKSWWASNYVSDWWEEFVYLRSRNPLMVNSNYYMMDFLYVTPTPLQAARAGNAVHALLLYRHRLNRQEIPPVRGPQWAGDGGVVLWPLGHRGPGRQLTAHGFLQTLLMGMRPLCSAQYEKIFNTTRIPGVQKDYIRHLHDSQHVAVFHRGRFFRVGTHSRNSLLSPRALEQQFQRILDDPSPACPHEEHLAALTAAPRGTWAQVRTSLKTQAAEALEAVEGAAFFVSLDAEPAGLTREDPAASLDAYAHTLLAGRGHDRWFDKSFTLIVFSNGKLGLSVEHSWADCPISGHMWEFTLATECFQLGYSTGGHCKGHPDPTLPQPQRLQWDLPDQIHSSISLALRGAKILSENVDCHVFPFSLFGKSFIRRCHLSSDSFIQIALQLAHFRDRGQFCLTYESAMTRLFLEGRTETVRSCTREACNFVRAMEDKEKTDPQCLALFRVAVDKHQALLKAAMSGQGVDRHLFALYVVSRFLHLQSPFLTQVHSEQWQLSTSQIPVQQMHLFDVHNYPDYVSSGGGFGPADDHGYGVSYIFMGDDMITFHISSKKSSTKTDSHRLGQHIEDALLDVASLFQAGQHFKRRFRGSGKEDSRHRCGFLSRQTGASKTSMTSTNF